The nucleotide sequence CACCATGCACGAATCCGTTCTGCTGAAGCAGAGCGTCTCGAATCGGGATTTCAAGCGTGACGTGGCCGGAATCAAAAGCGATGAGTTCGGCGCCGACGAGTTGACTGAATGCCTGCGCCCTGAGTGCCTTTCGGCCCATTTCGAATTGCTCGTTCACCATCATTTTATTCTTTCCTGGCTAGCGACAAAGTGAAGAATTGAATTCCAGTTCAATGCTGGAATGAAAAATTGAACAGGGATTCATTTCATTGTCAAATCGCACAAATCAGCCGCGCATGAACAGAGGCATGAAGGAGTCGGGTGCCAGGTCAGGTGTCGTGATGTGCGAGTTGTGGAACGCGTGGGGCCAGATCGCGCTCCGCAAGATCAGCAAGATCATCCGATTAACCCCATTGCAAACGGGGATCAAATGGAGTCTCGAGCTACTGTGTCGTGCACGGCACAAGACGCCATACTTATCATGCTATTTGGCTCGAACTCGGACAAAGCCAGACGTACGCGCTCTGAGTCGCGCGCCACGGGATCAGGAGAAAATGGGGCCAGGTTCGTGGGCAGGGGGGAGTTTTGTGCTCGAGCCCGTCAAGGCTTGAGGGGTGTATGCAGGTTTTCAACAATCGCATTGCCGCCATCGACAATGATGGTGGTGCCCGTGATGTAGCTGGCGCTTGCCGACGCGAGAAAGGCGACGGCGGCCGCAACTTCCGCGGGACGGCCTGCGCGTCCGACGGGTGAGCGGTCGCCCGCCAATATTTCTTCCTCTGTGCTGGAAGCGGTTTCAATCCATCCGGGCGCCACGCAATTGGCGGTGACGCCGGATCTGGCGGCCTCGAGCGCAAGGCTTTGGGTCATGCCTGTCATGCCGGCTTTGGCTGCGGCGTAGGGCGCTTCGCCCGCGTTGGCCCCTGTCGTGCCGGTGGTGGAAGAGATGTTGATGATTCGCCCATATCCACGTTTCGTCATCCCGGGCAGAACGTCGCGCGTCATCAGAAAGGCCGTTGTCAGATTCCTGTTGAGAGACAACATCCAGTCGTTGAGCGTTGTGTTGACGATTTCCGAGAAGGGCTCCGGACTTCCCAATTGGGACATCCCGGCATTGTTCACAAGAACGTCAATCCGACCATGCTGGGCCTCGGCTTCGGCGTAGAGTCGATGGACCTCGGCCTCTACCGTGAGGTCAGCCACAAACCCATGCGCCGAGATTCCCGATTGGCGTAGTTCTTCCACGCGGTCGAAAATGCGTTTGCTTGTAGCGCAGATGAGTACGGGCATCCCGGCCTGCCCCAGTTCGCGGGCGATGGCGAAGCCAATGCCGTCGGCACTGCCCGCGCCAGTGATCAGGGCAACCGGTTTGTCGGGAAGGGTCATTGTCGTACCTCGATTTTCAGGGCGTATACCTGGCTTTACACGCCGAGGCTTTGTTCGTCCCGCGGTTTGGCGCCTGCGGTCCCGGTATGGGCGGTGCGGTTTCGGCCTTGTCGCTTGGCAGCGTAGAGCGCGGTGTCGGCTTCGGCTAGCAGCGGGGCGATATCGATCGGAGCATCCGGCGTATCGACGACCGCCACGCCGAGCGAGATCGTGATACGGACGGTGGTGCCGTCGAGATCGAGTGGCCGCCAGGCGATGCGTTCACGGATGTATTCGGCGGTCGCGATGGCGGCGTTCGAGTCGGCGCCGGGCAGCAGGATGGCGAATTCGTCGCCGCCCATGCGGGCCAGCCGGCCGGTGTTGCCCAGGCTCTCGTCCACGATACGCACCAGCGCTTGCAGTAGCAGGTCGCCGCCGTGGTGGCCGAGGCTGTCGTTGATCTCCTTGAAGCGATCGACATCGAACACAATGAGCGCCAGCGGTGCATGCGCGGCTTTCAGCCAGGCGAGAAAGCGGCGTCGATTGCCGGTGCCGGTGAGTGGGTCGGTTTCGGCCATCCGCGTCAGGGAGCGGTTGATGGCGTCTTTTTCCTGATTCGCCTGTTCCAGCCGTGCCTGGCGTGACGCGAGCATCGCGTGCGATTCGAGCTGGTCGCGCAATGCGCGATGGTAACCGCG is from Salinisphaera sp. LB1 and encodes:
- a CDS encoding SDR family NAD(P)-dependent oxidoreductase yields the protein MTLPDKPVALITGAGSADGIGFAIARELGQAGMPVLICATSKRIFDRVEELRQSGISAHGFVADLTVEAEVHRLYAEAEAQHGRIDVLVNNAGMSQLGSPEPFSEIVNTTLNDWMLSLNRNLTTAFLMTRDVLPGMTKRGYGRIINISSTTGTTGANAGEAPYAAAKAGMTGMTQSLALEAARSGVTANCVAPGWIETASSTEEEILAGDRSPVGRAGRPAEVAAAVAFLASASASYITGTTIIVDGGNAIVENLHTPLKP
- a CDS encoding GGDEF domain-containing protein — its product is MPYPVNAKWIDDLVGWNGASERIRARLLEVFCSGIRMRSLVGNLATLLVIGTFIITKTPTPAHVAWLAMTAAGGFLPRAYAARLRAKDQFDEAPERKALCFMAISFVYGLVWGAGPLLLLPHLPGEAAGVLLVMVVLGTIMGPYAAIPGILYARLVATASLTLVALAWNLGLAVALIGGVITFWLGLRTDVWRGYHRALRDQLESHAMLASRQARLEQANQEKDAINRSLTRMAETDPLTGTGNRRRFLAWLKAAHAPLALIVFDVDRFKEINDSLGHHGGDLLLQALVRIVDESLGNTGRLARMGGDEFAILLPGADSNAAIATAEYIRERIAWRPLDLDGTTVRITISLGVAVVDTPDAPIDIAPLLAEADTALYAAKRQGRNRTAHTGTAGAKPRDEQSLGV